The Eurosta solidaginis isolate ZX-2024a chromosome 4, ASM4086904v1, whole genome shotgun sequence genome includes a window with the following:
- the LOC137248492 gene encoding sporozoite surface protein 2: MLMKLLNAIILGQMLLSAAAASQRGSDSCADVDYDDGGYEQQRFLTGPGTLNQAITRGQNILEQLRPLRPNDNVYPIIVSLGNNGNLAPLPPISPLPTTPSSPTSAVSPTNGASPTTPSSPTSPSSPANPTNPANPSNPTNPDGGGAAAAPGGRRSSKRRRIIRVSNKRRRVNRQPNNRRRVNGQPSKRQRRRRRRPATQKRPYVIVRPQ, from the exons ATGTTGATGAAGTTGTTGAACGCAATTATTTTGGGACAGATGCTCCTTTCAGCTG CGGCAGCATCACAGCGGGGCAGTGATTCGTGTGCTGACGTTGACTATGATGATGGTGGTTATGAACAGCAACGCTTTCTAACGGGTCCTGGTACGCTTAATCAGGCAATCACGCGTGGTCAGAATATACTCGAACAGCTACGTCCACTTCGTCCGAATGACAATGTTTATCCGATTATTGTAAGCTTGGGTAATAATGGCAACCTTGCACCTCTTCCTCCTATTTCCCCTCTCCCTACCACGCCATCTAGCCCAACTAGCGCAGTTAGCCCAACTAATGGTGCTAGTCCAACTACTCCCTCTAGTCCAACCAGTCCCTCTAGCCCTGCAAATCCCACTAACCCAGCTAATCCTTCTAATCCAACTAACCCTGATGGTGGTGGTGCTGCTGCTGCACCCGGAGGCAGACGATCCAGTAAACGTCGTCGCATCATACGCGTGAGTAATAAACGTCGCCGGGTAAACCGACAACCAAATAACCGTCGTCGTGTCAACGGACAACCATCTAAACGTCAACGTCGTCGCCGGCGTCGACCTGCAACGCAAAAAAGGCCATATGTTATTGTTCGTCCTCAGTAA